The Terriglobales bacterium genome has a segment encoding these proteins:
- a CDS encoding type II secretion system F family protein has protein sequence MPTFTFTGLDATGNKVSGERVAVNKQVLDQMLRRERITPSAIKEKGKEFALPKFGSGKVATKDIGIFLRQFSVMIDAGLPLVQCLEILAANQENATFQRAITGVRSSVEGGSTLANAMRQFPNIFDDLKTNMIEAGETGGILDQILQRLATYVEKEVKLKSAIKSALIYPVSVISIAILVVAGLMIFVVPIFKNLFTGLGVELPLPTRIVLGISGGLGYFFLKLWWLWIPGVIALVWGFKQFLKDPRGRYAFDKFMLNLPVIGMLLRKIAVARFTRTLGTLIASGVPILDGLTITARTSGNAVMEEALMKVRSAIEQGRTIVDPLRESGVFPNMVSQMIGVGEATGAMDAMLQKIADFYEDEVDAATKDMLTLLEPMMIGFLGVAVGGIIIALYLPLFAMIGKLSG, from the coding sequence ATGCCGACGTTCACGTTTACCGGCCTGGATGCTACCGGGAACAAAGTCTCCGGCGAACGGGTGGCGGTCAACAAACAGGTGCTGGACCAGATGCTGCGCCGCGAGCGCATCACCCCCAGCGCCATCAAGGAGAAGGGCAAAGAATTCGCCCTGCCGAAGTTTGGTTCCGGCAAGGTGGCCACCAAGGATATCGGCATCTTCCTGCGCCAGTTCTCGGTCATGATCGATGCCGGTCTGCCGCTGGTGCAGTGTCTGGAAATCCTGGCTGCGAACCAGGAAAACGCCACCTTCCAGCGCGCCATCACCGGGGTGCGCTCCTCGGTGGAAGGCGGTTCCACGCTGGCCAACGCCATGCGCCAGTTCCCCAACATCTTTGACGACCTCAAGACCAACATGATCGAGGCCGGCGAGACGGGCGGCATTCTCGACCAGATCCTGCAGCGCCTGGCCACCTACGTGGAGAAGGAGGTCAAGCTCAAGTCGGCCATCAAGTCCGCCCTCATCTACCCGGTTTCCGTCATCAGCATCGCCATCCTGGTGGTGGCCGGTCTGATGATCTTCGTCGTTCCCATCTTCAAGAACCTGTTCACCGGACTCGGGGTCGAGTTGCCCCTGCCCACCCGCATCGTGCTGGGCATCAGCGGCGGGCTGGGCTACTTCTTCCTCAAGCTCTGGTGGCTGTGGATTCCGGGCGTGATCGCGCTGGTTTGGGGCTTCAAGCAGTTCCTCAAGGATCCACGCGGGCGCTACGCCTTCGACAAGTTCATGCTCAACCTGCCGGTCATCGGCATGTTGCTGCGCAAGATCGCCGTGGCCCGCTTCACCCGCACGCTGGGCACGCTGATCGCCTCCGGCGTACCCATCCTCGACGGGCTCACCATCACTGCCCGCACCTCGGGCAACGCCGTGATGGAGGAGGCGCTCATGAAAGTGCGCAGCGCCATCGAACAGGGCCGCACCATTGTCGATCCCTTGCGGGAGAGCGGCGTCTTCCCCAACATGGTGTCGCAGATGATCGGCGTGGGCGAGGCCACCGGCGCCATGGATGCCATGCTGCAAAAGATCGCGGATTTCTACGAGGACGAGGTCGATGCTGCCACCAAGGACATGCTCACCTTGCTGGAGCCCATGATGATCGGCTTCCTGGGCGTGGCCGTCGGCGGCATCATCATTGCTCTCTATCTGCCGCTGTTCGCCATGATCGGCAAACTGTCGGGCTGA
- a CDS encoding type IV pilus twitching motility protein PilT has protein sequence MATATLSDLLKKMLDMGGSDLHITTNSPPQIRVHGHLNPLDMPPLTPAETKQLAYSVMTDAQKHRFEENLELDFSFGLKGLARFRANCFNQRGATAAVFRVIPFEIKSFAQLNLPPVVAKLCEKPRGLVLVTGPTGSGKSTTLAAMLDKINSERHEHMITIEDPIEFVHQHKKCLVNQREVHSDTKSFTNALRAALREDPDVVLIGEMRDLETIESALRIAETGHLTFGTLHTNSASSTINRVIDVFPAHQQSQIRAQLSLVLEGILCQALLPKIGGQGRCMAMEILIPNAAIRNLIREDKIHQIYSAMQAGQDKFGMQTFNQSLASLYFQKLITLETAMQRSSNPDELQEMINRGAAGKAAPPAAVRR, from the coding sequence GTGGCTACGGCGACCCTGAGCGATCTGCTCAAGAAGATGCTCGACATGGGAGGCAGCGACCTCCACATCACCACCAATTCGCCGCCCCAGATCCGCGTGCACGGGCACCTGAACCCGCTGGACATGCCGCCGCTCACGCCCGCGGAGACCAAGCAACTGGCCTACAGCGTCATGACCGACGCCCAGAAGCACCGCTTCGAGGAGAACTTGGAGCTGGACTTCTCTTTCGGCCTGAAGGGCCTGGCGCGCTTCCGCGCCAACTGCTTCAACCAGCGCGGCGCCACCGCCGCCGTCTTCCGCGTCATCCCCTTCGAGATCAAGTCGTTCGCGCAACTCAACCTGCCGCCGGTCGTCGCCAAGCTGTGCGAGAAACCGCGCGGCCTCGTGCTGGTGACAGGCCCGACCGGTTCGGGCAAGTCCACCACGCTCGCCGCCATGCTGGACAAGATCAACAGCGAGCGCCACGAGCACATGATCACCATCGAGGACCCCATCGAGTTCGTACACCAGCACAAGAAGTGCCTGGTGAACCAGCGCGAGGTCCATTCCGACACCAAGTCGTTCACCAACGCCCTGCGCGCCGCACTGCGCGAAGACCCCGACGTCGTGCTCATCGGCGAGATGCGCGACCTGGAGACCATCGAATCCGCCCTGCGCATCGCGGAAACCGGCCACCTCACCTTCGGGACTTTGCACACCAACTCTGCGTCCTCCACCATCAACCGCGTCATCGACGTATTCCCGGCGCACCAGCAGTCGCAGATCCGCGCCCAGCTCTCGCTGGTGCTGGAGGGCATCCTCTGCCAGGCCCTCCTGCCCAAGATCGGCGGCCAGGGCCGTTGCATGGCCATGGAGATCCTGATTCCCAACGCCGCCATCCGCAACCTGATCCGTGAAGACAAGATTCACCAGATTTACTCCGCCATGCAGGCCGGGCAGGACAAGTTCGGCATGCAGACCTTCAACCAATCGCTGGCTTCGCTGTACTTCCAGAAGCTGATTACGCTGGAAACCGCTATGCAGCGCTCGTCCAACCCCGACGAGTTGCAGGAAATGATCAACCGGGGCGCGGCCGGCAAGGCTGCGCCGCCGGCGGCGGTGCGCCGCTAG
- the pilB gene encoding type IV-A pilus assembly ATPase PilB encodes MSQRLGDLLVKEKVINTEQLEQALKHQKENNCRLGSSLVKLGFLTDDDVTNFLSRQYGVPAINLQYFEVDSSVVKLVPQETAKRYQILPLSRVGASLTIAMVDPTNVFAMDDIKFMTGFNIEPVVASESAIMAAIEKAYGTSAEEDLEKVMAQVEGGEADVELQAEEEEMALGELEKAADEAPIVKLVNIILSDAVKRGASDIHIEPYEKEYRVRFRIDGMLQSIMSPPAKLKDAITSRIKIMAKLDISEKRLPQDGRIMLKMQIGGRKKQLDYRVSTLPTLWGEKIVLRLLDKENLRLDMTKLGFEPESLVKFERAILKPFGMVLVTGPTGSGKTNTLYSAISRLNTPDTNIMTAEDPVEFQLAGVNQVQMKESIGLNFAAALRAFLRQDPNIILVGEIRDFETAEIAIKAALTGHLVLSTLHTNGAPETISRLMNMGIEPFLVATSVHLIVAQRLVRRICKDCIEEVDLPYQAKVEAGFGPDEAKTAKIFKGKGCGTCNNTGYKGRAGLYEVMEVDDELRELILVGASALELKKKAVERGMFTLRRSGLIKVMDGVTTLEEVARETVH; translated from the coding sequence ATGTCACAGAGGCTGGGCGACCTCCTGGTCAAAGAGAAGGTCATCAACACCGAACAGTTGGAGCAGGCCCTCAAGCATCAGAAGGAGAACAACTGCCGGCTCGGTTCCTCGCTGGTCAAGCTGGGCTTCCTCACCGACGACGACGTCACCAACTTCCTCTCCCGGCAGTACGGCGTGCCCGCCATCAATCTGCAGTATTTCGAAGTGGACTCTTCGGTGGTGAAGCTGGTCCCGCAGGAGACCGCCAAGCGCTATCAGATCCTGCCCCTCAGCCGCGTGGGCGCTTCGCTGACCATCGCCATGGTCGATCCCACCAACGTGTTCGCCATGGACGACATCAAGTTCATGACCGGCTTCAACATCGAGCCGGTCGTGGCCTCCGAGAGCGCCATCATGGCCGCCATCGAGAAGGCCTACGGCACCTCGGCGGAAGAGGACCTGGAAAAGGTCATGGCCCAGGTCGAGGGCGGCGAAGCCGACGTCGAGCTACAGGCAGAAGAAGAGGAGATGGCCCTGGGCGAGCTGGAAAAGGCCGCCGACGAGGCTCCGATTGTCAAACTGGTAAACATCATCCTCTCCGATGCGGTCAAGCGCGGCGCCAGTGACATCCACATCGAGCCCTACGAGAAGGAGTACCGGGTCCGTTTCCGCATCGACGGCATGCTGCAATCCATCATGTCGCCGCCGGCCAAGCTCAAGGACGCCATCACCTCCCGCATCAAGATCATGGCCAAGCTGGATATCAGCGAGAAGCGCCTGCCGCAGGACGGCCGCATCATGCTCAAGATGCAGATCGGCGGCCGCAAGAAACAGCTCGACTACCGCGTCAGCACCCTGCCGACGCTCTGGGGCGAGAAGATCGTCCTCCGCCTGCTGGACAAGGAAAACCTGCGCCTTGACATGACCAAGCTCGGCTTCGAACCCGAATCGCTGGTCAAGTTTGAGCGCGCCATCCTCAAGCCCTTCGGCATGGTCTTAGTCACCGGGCCGACGGGGTCGGGGAAAACCAACACGCTGTACTCCGCCATCTCGCGGTTAAACACGCCGGACACCAACATCATGACCGCCGAGGACCCGGTGGAGTTCCAGCTCGCCGGGGTCAACCAGGTGCAGATGAAGGAGTCCATCGGGCTGAACTTCGCCGCCGCGCTGCGCGCCTTCCTGCGCCAGGACCCGAACATCATCCTGGTGGGCGAGATTCGCGACTTCGAGACCGCGGAAATCGCCATCAAGGCGGCGCTCACCGGCCACCTGGTGCTGTCCACGCTGCACACCAACGGCGCCCCGGAGACCATCAGCCGGCTGATGAACATGGGCATCGAGCCCTTCCTGGTGGCCACCTCGGTGCACCTCATCGTGGCCCAGCGCCTGGTGCGCCGCATCTGCAAGGATTGCATCGAGGAAGTGGATCTGCCCTACCAGGCCAAGGTGGAGGCCGGTTTCGGTCCCGACGAAGCCAAGACGGCCAAGATCTTCAAGGGCAAGGGTTGCGGCACCTGTAACAACACCGGCTACAAGGGCCGCGCCGGTTTGTATGAAGTGATGGAAGTCGACGACGAATTGCGTGAGCTGATTCTGGTGGGTGCCTCGGCACTCGAACTCAAGAAGAAGGCCGTGGAGCGCGGCATGTTCACGCTGCGCCGCAGCGGGCTCATCAAGGTGATGGACGGGGTCACGACGCTGGAAGAAGTGGCCCGCGAGACCGTGCACTGA
- a CDS encoding ATP-binding protein, protein MSPEPTSREPGRRRVAALIALALGIFVLFAVVFSQAAFNLTFLRPSTSEQTLIFTAVSALIFLLLVALTFVLLRNLLKLVAERRGGVLGSKFRTKMVVGALMLSFAPVIFLFLFAYGLMNRSIDKWFSSPVEEMRENANEIAELVSSYAARNAQAEAAAIASSPETLRAFETGNFAGVMTEFRRHEATLKGGFALALLDDHAVASFRAPETWPVLRGRLPKPDAIGAPPREPFAYQGAEYMLGEARVPGGGRILVAMPLPENFSATLKSLEESRRKSLQLSAERKLVRRTYMGMLLLLTVLVLFAATWFALFLSRLVTRPVAALAEATQQISAGHLDYRVEVAAADELGELVASFNRMAAELEQTRRQIESSRSELAQAIVALEERRRHMETILESTPTGVLSLDAQGRVTRANQAFERMFAGAANRVAAGTRLRDLFSAEVAQDLERMLRKADRMGSTSAQMEIAVPRARLETMVTAASLDAESRAASPRLGHVLVFEDLSELLRAQKQAAWREVARRVAHEIKNPLTPIALSAERIRRHLERGTAPDSESVKVIEGCAQTIGEAVETVRTLVDEFAALARFPASQPQPASVNAIVESALALFNGRLDGVNVRTFLAPDLPAVMADPEALKRALANLVDNACEAMQGSMLREVHISTALVGQRDAVEIVVADTGHGVTPELKERLFLPYFSTKKRGTGLGLAIVSRIVEDHHGSIRVEENAPLGARFIIELPVAQGSL, encoded by the coding sequence TTGTCTCCCGAACCGACAAGCCGGGAACCTGGCCGACGCCGCGTCGCAGCGCTGATCGCACTGGCCCTCGGCATCTTCGTGCTGTTCGCGGTGGTGTTCTCGCAAGCGGCTTTCAACCTGACGTTTCTGCGGCCTTCCACCTCCGAGCAGACGCTGATCTTCACCGCGGTTTCCGCGCTGATTTTCCTGCTGCTGGTAGCGCTGACGTTCGTGCTGCTGCGCAACCTGCTGAAGCTGGTGGCGGAGCGGCGCGGCGGGGTGCTGGGCTCGAAGTTTCGTACCAAGATGGTGGTAGGCGCGCTCATGCTCTCCTTCGCGCCCGTCATCTTTCTGTTCCTGTTCGCCTACGGGCTGATGAACCGCTCCATCGACAAATGGTTCTCCAGCCCGGTGGAGGAGATGCGCGAGAACGCCAACGAGATCGCCGAACTGGTCTCCAGCTACGCGGCGCGCAACGCGCAGGCGGAGGCCGCGGCCATCGCGTCCTCTCCGGAGACGCTGCGGGCGTTCGAGACCGGCAACTTCGCCGGCGTGATGACCGAATTCCGCCGCCACGAAGCCACGCTGAAAGGCGGCTTCGCGCTGGCCCTCCTGGACGACCACGCGGTGGCCAGTTTCCGCGCGCCGGAAACGTGGCCCGTGCTGCGCGGGCGGTTGCCCAAGCCGGACGCCATCGGCGCCCCGCCGCGCGAGCCCTTCGCGTATCAAGGCGCAGAGTACATGCTGGGCGAGGCCAGGGTGCCGGGCGGCGGCCGCATCCTGGTGGCCATGCCGCTGCCGGAGAATTTTTCCGCCACCCTCAAGAGCCTGGAGGAAAGCCGCCGCAAGTCGCTGCAGTTGAGCGCGGAACGCAAGCTGGTGCGCCGCACCTACATGGGCATGCTCCTGCTGCTGACGGTGCTGGTGCTGTTCGCGGCCACCTGGTTCGCGCTTTTCCTTTCGCGGTTGGTCACGCGGCCAGTAGCGGCCCTGGCGGAAGCGACGCAGCAGATCTCCGCCGGCCATCTCGACTATCGCGTCGAAGTCGCGGCCGCCGACGAGCTCGGCGAGCTGGTGGCCAGCTTCAACCGCATGGCGGCGGAGCTGGAGCAGACGCGGCGGCAAATCGAGTCGTCGCGCAGCGAGCTGGCGCAGGCCATCGTGGCGCTGGAGGAGCGCCGCCGGCACATGGAGACCATTCTGGAAAGCACGCCTACCGGTGTGCTCTCGCTCGACGCCCAGGGCCGCGTGACGCGCGCCAACCAGGCCTTCGAGCGCATGTTCGCCGGCGCGGCGAACCGCGTGGCTGCCGGGACGCGCCTGCGCGACCTGTTCTCCGCCGAAGTCGCGCAGGACCTGGAGCGCATGCTGCGCAAGGCCGACCGCATGGGCTCGACCTCGGCGCAGATGGAGATCGCGGTGCCGCGCGCTCGTCTGGAAACCATGGTGACGGCGGCTTCGCTGGACGCAGAATCGCGCGCGGCTTCGCCCCGGCTGGGGCACGTGCTGGTGTTCGAGGACCTCTCCGAGTTGCTGCGCGCCCAGAAGCAGGCGGCGTGGCGCGAAGTGGCTCGGCGCGTGGCCCACGAAATCAAGAATCCGCTCACCCCGATCGCGCTTTCGGCGGAACGCATCCGCCGCCACCTGGAGCGCGGCACGGCGCCGGATTCAGAATCGGTCAAGGTCATCGAGGGCTGCGCGCAGACCATCGGCGAAGCCGTGGAGACGGTGCGCACGCTGGTGGACGAGTTCGCCGCCCTGGCGCGCTTCCCGGCCTCGCAGCCGCAACCGGCCAGCGTCAACGCCATCGTCGAGAGCGCGCTGGCGCTGTTCAACGGGCGGCTCGACGGCGTGAACGTGCGCACGTTCCTCGCGCCCGATCTCCCCGCCGTCATGGCCGATCCGGAAGCGCTCAAGCGCGCCCTGGCCAACCTGGTGGATAACGCCTGCGAGGCCATGCAAGGCTCGATGCTGCGCGAGGTCCACATCTCGACCGCGCTGGTAGGCCAGCGCGACGCGGTCGAAATCGTGGTCGCCGACACCGGCCACGGCGTCACACCGGAGCTGAAGGAGCGCCTCTTCCTGCCCTACTTCTCCACCAAGAAGCGCGGCACCGGACTGGGCCTGGCCATCGTCAGCCGCATCGTCGAGGACCACCACGGCTCCATCCGCGTGGAAGAGAACGCGCCGCTGGGGGCAAGGTTCATTATCGAACTGCCCGTAGCCCAGGGCAGCCTGTAG
- a CDS encoding sigma-54 dependent transcriptional regulator, which yields MHSVLIVDDEPGIRESLEGVLADEGYATTAVESGEACLQALKKRPYDVVLLDIWLPGIDGLETLERIRQSHAPSPSQADEAPEVIIISGHGTIETAVRATKLGAFDFLEKPLSLEKTLILVKNAVEARRLRSENRDFKRQHQSKSEIVGESVPMKALRKQIALMAPTNGRVLIYGESGTGKELVALAIHNQSPRRDALFVEVNCAAIPEDRIESELFGHRKGALPGAEEDKDGKFLKADGGTLFLDEVGDMSLKTQAKVLRTLDEQKFTPVGSDQPVSADARVIASTNKDLEEEIAHGNFREDLFYRLNVIPFYVPPLRERVEDIPMLARHFLRELSSQYGRRTKELTDDALDVLMRYAWPGNVRELRNVIERIVIMNPTVSRLDRKHLPPLVYRDGSRRASSDFSTLHQARAAYERDFILKKLDENHGNVSRTAEVLGLERSHLYRKMKALGIAVKE from the coding sequence ATGCATTCCGTCCTCATCGTCGATGACGAACCCGGCATCCGCGAGTCGCTCGAGGGCGTGCTGGCGGACGAAGGCTACGCCACTACGGCCGTGGAGAGCGGCGAGGCCTGCCTGCAGGCGCTGAAGAAGCGTCCCTACGACGTGGTGCTGCTCGACATCTGGCTGCCGGGCATCGATGGGCTGGAGACGCTGGAGCGGATCCGCCAGTCGCACGCGCCATCGCCCTCGCAGGCCGATGAAGCGCCGGAAGTCATCATCATCTCCGGCCACGGGACCATTGAGACCGCGGTGCGCGCTACCAAGCTGGGCGCATTCGATTTCCTGGAAAAGCCGCTCTCGCTCGAGAAGACGCTCATCCTGGTAAAGAACGCGGTAGAGGCGCGCCGCTTGCGCAGCGAGAATCGCGACTTCAAGCGCCAACACCAGTCCAAGAGCGAAATCGTGGGCGAGAGCGTGCCCATGAAGGCGCTGCGCAAGCAGATCGCGCTCATGGCGCCCACCAACGGACGAGTGCTCATCTACGGCGAGTCCGGCACCGGCAAGGAGCTGGTGGCGCTCGCCATCCATAACCAGAGCCCGCGACGCGACGCCCTGTTCGTCGAGGTGAACTGCGCCGCCATCCCCGAAGACCGCATCGAGAGCGAGCTGTTCGGCCATCGCAAGGGCGCGCTCCCCGGCGCCGAGGAGGACAAGGACGGCAAGTTCCTCAAGGCCGATGGCGGCACGCTGTTCCTGGACGAAGTGGGCGACATGAGCCTGAAGACCCAGGCCAAGGTGCTGCGTACGCTCGATGAGCAGAAGTTCACGCCCGTAGGCAGCGACCAGCCCGTCAGCGCCGACGCCCGCGTGATCGCTTCCACCAACAAGGACCTGGAAGAAGAGATCGCCCACGGGAACTTCCGCGAAGACCTCTTCTACCGCCTGAACGTGATTCCCTTCTACGTGCCGCCGTTGCGCGAGCGCGTGGAAGATATCCCCATGCTGGCGCGCCACTTCCTGCGCGAGCTCTCTTCCCAGTACGGCCGGCGGACAAAAGAACTCACCGACGACGCCCTCGACGTGCTGATGCGCTACGCCTGGCCGGGCAACGTGCGCGAATTGCGCAACGTGATTGAACGCATCGTCATCATGAACCCCACCGTCAGCCGCCTCGACCGCAAACACTTGCCGCCGCTGGTCTATCGCGACGGCAGCCGCCGCGCCTCGAGCGATTTCTCCACCCTTCACCAGGCCCGCGCCGCCTACGAGCGCGACTTCATCCTGAAAAAGCTGGACGAGAACCACGGCAACGTCTCGCGCACCGCCGAGGTTCTCGGCCTGGAGCGCTCGCATCTGTATCGGAAGATGAAGGCGCTGGGGATAGCCGTAAAGGAATAG
- a CDS encoding four helix bundle protein, whose product MTQSFRNLVAWQKSKDLVREVYVLTKSFPKDGLYGLTSQIRRAAISIPSNVAEGKGRSADRDFKHFLMQARGSLYELENQLEIAHDLEYVRPAQLQILLRQCNELGRLLNALINSLG is encoded by the coding sequence ATGACCCAGAGTTTCCGCAACCTTGTGGCTTGGCAAAAGAGCAAGGATCTGGTACGGGAGGTCTACGTTTTGACAAAGTCCTTCCCAAAGGACGGGCTGTACGGTCTGACTTCACAGATTCGACGTGCTGCGATATCTATCCCGAGTAACGTCGCCGAAGGCAAAGGGCGCAGCGCTGACCGTGACTTCAAGCACTTCCTCATGCAGGCGAGAGGCTCACTGTATGAACTGGAGAATCAGCTCGAAATCGCACACGATCTCGAATATGTCAGGCCTGCACAACTCCAAATCCTGCTTCGACAGTGCAATGAGTTGGGACGCTTGCTGAACGCCTTGATCAATTCGCTCGGCTGA